CTCCCCTCTCGGGGTACTTTTCACCTTTCCCTCACGGTACTAGTTCACTATCGGTCACCAACTGTATTTAGCCTTGGAGGATGGTCCCCCCAGATTCAAGCAAGATTTCACGTGTCCCGCTCTACTTAAGAAAGTAATAAGGAGACCATTTCCTTTAATCTACCGGGCTCTCACCTTCTCTGGCTGTCCGTTCCAGGAACATTCGAATAGAAAATGGTTTTCTTACTCCTCGTTGAGTTATGGGCCTCAACACATACTTCTTGCAACCCCATAAAGACATGGGCCCCAAAGCCGTGAAGCCTCTATGGTTTAGGCTATTCCCATTTCGTTCGCCACTACTACGGGAATCTCTTTTGATTTCTCTTCCTCAGGGTACTTAGATGTTTCAGTTCCCCTGCTTACCTTCTTTGAATTAAGGGTTAGTTCAAAGATAATCCACATTTAGTGAATTGGGTTACCCCATTCGGGAATCCCCGGTTAAGTCAGCTAGACGACTAACCGAGGCTTATCGCAGTCTTGCCACGCCCTTCTTCGGCAGTTGGTGCCAAGGCATCCCCCGTGTACGCTTAGTAGCTTTATCCACAAAAAATCCCTGACAGAAAAAAAGACAGAAACTAATAAAAATTAGTTTTGTTTTCGAGAAATGAAGAATTAATATTCTTCATTCTTTTTGTCAACTTCAACATTAATGAATCCGCATTGTAGGGAATCATCAATGTCATTTATAGTTCTCTAACTAACTGGAGATAAACCTTTAGTTAGGAACTACTCTTATATTAAGAAAAACTATTCAATTATTAAGGTAAAAATAAAGACGCTGCCAGAAACTTCTAGCACCGCCTTAAGTCTGGTCTTTAAATCTTTTATGTTAGACTAAAATTATTGTCAATTCACACTCCAAATTTAAACTGAACTACAATATTACCAATTCCCTTCGATATCGTCAATGTTTTTCTGGCAATAAATTTGAATTTAAATTATATCTTTGATTTCTTCCAATCTTTCTATTGTATATGTAGGAGGGGTTATAATATCCCTATTATCATACCCTTTTACCCATATTGCGCTTAAACCACTACTCATGGCACCATGAATATCTGAATATAAATTGTCTCCAACGTGGATTGTGTCTTCAGGCATAACTTGTAAATCAATTAAGCTTTTCATAAATATTTTCCCAGATGGCTTGCTAATCAATAATTCATCTGAAAAAACCATAGAATGAAAAAATTCAAGTATTCCTAGTTGCTCTAAATATGCTTTTACAATTATCCCTGGTGTCGTTCCAGAATTAGAAATTAAACCTATTTTCAACTGCTTAGACTGGGCGTACTCAAGTATATCTAATGCACCTATTGCCAATTCAGGTGGGGCCTCATAAAAAGCAAAGCCATAATCATTTATAATTTTTCTAATAGAAGATTCACTTAACTCTTCAACAATTCCCTCTTTGATAAATGATAAATACATTAATACCTGATCTCGAAAAGATATATCTAAACCATTTTTTCTTAGCTCATCACATTCTTCATAAGTTTGTTTATAAGCATGTGCAATTTGATCCAATTCTACAGAAATATTATTCTCTCTAAGTATTTCGTAAGAACTATTTATACGTACATCCGAACGTGTTTTACCCCATTCTTGTTGATCAACTATGAGAGTTTGCCATAAATCAAAGGTTATACATTCATAAGTTTTATCCATACTAAATCTTTTCTACCCAATTATTAAAATTTATACAAAACAATTGTTATTATAGCTTGTGATATCAATAAAAAAATATGATATAATTCTCGCCATATCACCAAAAAAGCCTTATTGGCAAAGTTTTTCAATATGAAACCGGGGGGTGCTGAATTGAAATGGATAGATTATAGTAGTCCAGAGACCCTTGCTGAAGCCTTATCTTTACTTAATGAATATCAAAAAGATGCAGGTATTTTAGCAGGAGGAACTGATTTAATTGTTAAAATGAGGGCAGACCGCATTAATCCGGGTCAAATCATTGACATTAAATCAATACCTGAACTAAACCAAGTAAATATTAATTCAAATAACGATTTAACAATAGGGTCTGCAATCCCTTGTTACAAAATATATAACAATGATGACATTATGAATCTTCGCCCAGAATTGAAAGATTCTGCCTCTATCATTGGTGGTACCCAAATACAAGGAAGAGCCTCGTTTGGTGGAAATATTTGTAATGCTGCCCCAAGTGCTGATTCGGTACCTCTATTAATATCTCTGGGCGCAACGTGTAATGTACAAAGCGTTAATGGAGAAAGAGCTATCGCATTAGAAGATTTGTTCTCAGGCCCAGGCCAAACCGTACTTGAGCCAAATGAACTTCTTATTTCAATCACAATACCTAAAAAGTCAGATTTATCTGGAGCTAATTACATCCGATTTATACCAAGAAATGAAATGGATATTGCTGTTGTAGGCACAGGCGTTTCAGTAACCTTGAGTTCTAATAAAAAGAATTTCGAATCTGTAAGGGTTTCCCTTGCTTCAGTTGGGCCAACCCCAATTTTTGTGGACGGCATTGATAAGGAAGTCTCTGGGCAAGAAATAAATGATGAAAGTATTAGAGTAGTATCAAATATGGCTAAAAATGCTTCTAAACCTATAAGCGATATGAGAGGTACTGCAGAATTTAGACAACATCTTTGTGAAGTTCTCACTAGAAGAGCTTTGATAACAGCTGTAGAAAGGGCCAAGGAAGCATAATGACACAATCAAAAACATATGTACGTTGCACAATAAATGGAGAGGACACAGAATTTCTATGTGAACCAAGGCAAAGTCTTCTTGAATGTCTAAGAGACGTCTTACGACTAACTGGAACAAAAGAAGGTTGTAATGATGGGAACTGCGGAGCTTGTACTATAATGCTAGATGACAGAATTGTTACTAGTTGCTTGGTTCTTGGAGTTGAGGTTAATGGTAAAACAATTACCACTATAGAAGGTATGGCTTCACCCGAAGGACTCCACCCAGTACAACAAGCTTTTCTTGAAGAAGCTGCTTTACAATGTGGAATATGTACTCCAGGATTTCTAATAGCATCTAAGGCTCTACTAGATACAAATCCTAATCCAACCGAGGAAGAAATTAGGTTTTGGTTAGCAAATAATCTATGTCGATGCACAGGTTATGACAAAATAGTCCGTGCGGTAGTTAAAGCTGGTGAAAAGATAAGAGAGGGATAATAATGGCAACTGTAAAAAAAGATTACAAAGTTATTGGAAGTCGACCAGTACGGCATGACGGAGTAGACAAAGTAACTGGAAAAGCTATCTATAGTGCTGATTTTTCAATTTCAGACTTACTTCACGGGAAGGTTCTAAGAAGCCCAATCGCTCATGGAATTATTAAAAAAATAGACACTTCAAAAGCAGAAAAATTGCCTGGTGTACGAGCAATTGTCACATCTAAAGACTTTATTGGTTCATCAGATAAAAATATTGAGACTGCAGAAGATAGAAACGAAGGTGAAACCACCAGACTTAAATATCTTCGAGATAATGTTCTGGCTTCAGACAAACTCTTATATATAGGCCAGCCTGTAGCTGCAGTTGCTGCAACCTCATCACATATAGCAGAAGAAGCTATAAGCCTTATAGAACTTGAATATGAAACTTTGGAGCCTGTATTGAACACAACCCAGGGATTGGCTTCTAAATCAATAATCCACCAAGAACTTGAAACTAAAGAATTAGGTACAAAAGTCCCTGGTAAAACAAACTTAGCAGAACATATTCAGCACAAACTTGGTGATCCAGAGGAAGCATTTAAGCATGCTGAAATAATTGTAGAAAGAGAATTAACAACTGAAACTGTCCATCAAGGCTACATAGAACCTCATGCTGCTACTGCTTTATGGAGTAAAGATAACCGGATAACTGTTTGGTGTAGTACACAAGGGGCATTCCCTGCAAGAGATACAACAGCCGATATATTAGGTGTGCCTATTTCACAAGTTAAAGTAGTTCCTTTAGAAATAGGTGGAGGATTTGGTGGCAAAATACCAGTTTATTTAGAACCTGTAGCCGCATTATTGTCCAAAGCTACTGGCCACCCTGTTAAATTAGTTATGTCTAGAAAAGAAGTATTTGAATGCACAGGCCCAACTCCTGGAACATTAATGCGAGTCAAAATAGGTGCAGATAAATCGGGAAAATTTCTTGCTGCACAAGCACACCTTGAATTCGAAGCAGGAGCATTCCCTGGATCCCCTGTAGCTGCCGGTAGTTACTGTGTTTTTGCTGCATACGATATCCCTAATGTATTAATTGACGGGTACGATGTAATCGTAAATAAAGCTAAAACTGCTGCTTATCGCGCCCCAGGGGCAACGATGGCGGCTTTTGCGACTGAAACAGTAATTGATGAAGTTGCAGAAAAATTACAAATGGATCCTGCGGAAATAAGACTAATCAATACTGCAAAAAAAGGTACTCGTCGAGCTGACGGACCTGTATATCCAACTATAGGATGTGAAGAAGTTATAAAAACAATTAAGGACAGTGAACATTACAATTCCCCTATTACTGAACCGCATGTTGGCAGAGGAATAGCAATAGGTTACTGGTTCAATGTAGGGCTGGAATCAGCCTGTACTATTAGCCTTAGTAAAAATGGAACCATAAACCTTGTTGAAGGATCAACAGATATTGGCGGTACAAGAACATCAATAGCAATGCAAGCTGCGGAAGTACTTGGTTTGTTACCTGAAGATGTTATCCCTTCTGTTGTTGATACTGATTCAATAGGATTTACATCTGTAACTGGTGGAAGTCGTACTACTTACGCCACAGGATGGGCTGCATACGAAGCAGCAATTGACGTTAAAAATCAAATGATAGCTAAAGTTGCTGGTATTTGGTCTATTGATGCTGACAATGTTGAATTTGAAGATGGTGTATTCTTCTCAAAACAAGACACAGAGTTAAAAATGACTTTCAAAGAATTAGCTGCCAAGTCTGGAGCACCTATTGTAGGTAGAGGAAGTGTAAGTAAAGGAGGAATGGGTGCAGGGGGAGGATCATTTGCAGGCGCAATATGTGATGTAAAAATTGACCCTGAAACTGGAAAAACTACTATTTTACGATTCACTTGTGTACAAGACGCTGGAAAGGCGATATACCCAAGCTTTGTTGAAGGACAAATGCAAGGTGGGAGTGTACAAGGTATTGGCTGGGCATTAAACGAAGAATACTTTATGACAGATGATGGCAGAATGACAAACTCTAGTTTACTTGATTATCGTATGCCTACTTCTTTAGATTTACCAATGATTGACACAATAATTGTTGAAGTCCCTAGCGATGGACATCCTTACGGAGTTAGAGGTGTTGGAGAAGCTAATATAGTTTCACCTCCTGCTGCAGTAGCTAATGCAATTTACAATGCAACTGGAGTAAGACAATCCAGATTACCAATGAATCCAGCTTCAATAACTAAAGGTATTCAGGATCACAGATCTGACATCTTAAATTCTATGAATTGCTAATGTTACATGTATTTATTCCATCATTAATGCGAAAACTTACCAACGATAAACATATCGTTGAAATTAATGCTTCGAGTATTACTGAATTAATAAATAAGTTGGACGAAGAATACCCGGGTATGAAACAACAATTAACCGAGGGAAATCTTATTAAAGATGGATTGTCTGTTGTTATCAATGATGAAATATCAAACAATCCTTTATTGGAACATCTTGAAGATGGATTTGAAATACATTTTGTTCCAACTATAGGTGGAGGTACTTTTTAACAAAGGAATAGATTATGAACAATAAAAGTGATAAATATAAAAAATCTCTTGAGGAAACATACGATCAAACAACTTTGTATACCCAAGAAATCAATGACAGCACATTAGATACAAAACTAAGTTCAAAACAAAGTGTCCGCACAGTACTACAAAATCTTATAAGTGAATACCACGGCACACGTGAACAACTCTTATGGACAAAATGGGGACAAGGAATTCCACGAAGCGAAAGCAGAAGCTTGATTGCAGATTTATCTGCAGCTCGCATAGAGTTTATTTCATACTTTTTAGATATGAATGATAACCAATTGGAACAAAATGTTGCTCCAGCTGAAGGAGAATCTGCTGAAAGTCTTATAAACAAAATGTTGTTATTGGAAAAACAGTTACTATCTTTATTAAAAGAAAATAAGTAACCCATTTAAATATTATTATAGAGGTGTTGTATTATGAGCGATGGAATTTCATCCGAATTAACAAACGAATTAAATGATCAATTAAATGCCGCAATAGAATTAGTTAACAGTTTATCTGAAAAAGATCTTGAAACATTCCATTCTGAAGATACTGGAGAAGAGGGTCCTATGACTGTGAGAAGATTACTTCATAGGATTAACACTCACCACAAAGATCATATACAACATATAATCAAAGTAAGAAAAAAGCTAGGTTTTCCTGTTTCGGAGGTTGAAACTAACATTGCAGAAATTAGAGCTTCAAGAGCTTATCTAACAAGTATCATTCACTCATTAAGTGATGAAAATATGAATAAAGATATAGAAGAAAAAACCGATTTAGGTAATCTTGCCTCAGTTAGTGCTGGCGAAAACAGGTACACTATAAAAAGAATAATAGGGCACGTCATGGAAATGACTAACAATAGATTAAATCATATACGAGATTCAATTAAAAACAAATAATTACTTATTTGTTAAACTTGATAAAACTTGATTGGCAATGACTTCATATTCGGCATTAGCTTCTTCATTTTTTACAATAGTTGGGGTATCCATTAATTGATAATCGTCACGAAGATTTATACATCCTAAGAACGGAACGTCCATCTCTTCTGCAAGGCTTTCTCCACCACCACTGCCAAATTGACCACCTGAAAAGTTTTCAACCACACCGATAACATCAACGTTCATTTTTCTTATCATGTTAATAGAACGCTTTGCATCAAGTTTTGCTAATTCATGCGGAGTAGTAACTACAACAAACCCATCAAGCTGTAAATTTTGCATCACACTTAACGGAGCATCCGAAGTTCCTGGTGGTAAATCAACTACTAGAATATCCAAATCACCCCATTCAGTTGTTTGTAGAAACTGATTTATTGCATTATGAATCATAGGGCCACGCCAAATAATTGCCTCTTCTTCATTTTCTTGAAAAAACCCCATAGATACTACTTTAACACCGAATGCTTGGCCTGGTGTTATTACGCCGTTTTGATAAATTGCATCTTGATGAACTCCGATAATTTTTGGAACGTTAGGGCAGTCAACATCTGTG
The SAR202 cluster bacterium DNA segment above includes these coding regions:
- a CDS encoding HAD family hydrolase — its product is MDKTYECITFDLWQTLIVDQQEWGKTRSDVRINSSYEILRENNISVELDQIAHAYKQTYEECDELRKNGLDISFRDQVLMYLSFIKEGIVEELSESSIRKIINDYGFAFYEAPPELAIGALDILEYAQSKQLKIGLISNSGTTPGIIVKAYLEQLGILEFFHSMVFSDELLISKPSGKIFMKSLIDLQVMPEDTIHVGDNLYSDIHGAMSSGLSAIWVKGYDNRDIITPPTYTIERLEEIKDII
- a CDS encoding xanthine dehydrogenase family protein subunit M, which codes for MKPGGAELKWIDYSSPETLAEALSLLNEYQKDAGILAGGTDLIVKMRADRINPGQIIDIKSIPELNQVNINSNNDLTIGSAIPCYKIYNNDDIMNLRPELKDSASIIGGTQIQGRASFGGNICNAAPSADSVPLLISLGATCNVQSVNGERAIALEDLFSGPGQTVLEPNELLISITIPKKSDLSGANYIRFIPRNEMDIAVVGTGVSVTLSSNKKNFESVRVSLASVGPTPIFVDGIDKEVSGQEINDESIRVVSNMAKNASKPISDMRGTAEFRQHLCEVLTRRALITAVERAKEA
- a CDS encoding (2Fe-2S)-binding protein, giving the protein MTQSKTYVRCTINGEDTEFLCEPRQSLLECLRDVLRLTGTKEGCNDGNCGACTIMLDDRIVTSCLVLGVEVNGKTITTIEGMASPEGLHPVQQAFLEEAALQCGICTPGFLIASKALLDTNPNPTEEEIRFWLANNLCRCTGYDKIVRAVVKAGEKIREG
- a CDS encoding xanthine dehydrogenase family protein molybdopterin-binding subunit, producing MATVKKDYKVIGSRPVRHDGVDKVTGKAIYSADFSISDLLHGKVLRSPIAHGIIKKIDTSKAEKLPGVRAIVTSKDFIGSSDKNIETAEDRNEGETTRLKYLRDNVLASDKLLYIGQPVAAVAATSSHIAEEAISLIELEYETLEPVLNTTQGLASKSIIHQELETKELGTKVPGKTNLAEHIQHKLGDPEEAFKHAEIIVERELTTETVHQGYIEPHAATALWSKDNRITVWCSTQGAFPARDTTADILGVPISQVKVVPLEIGGGFGGKIPVYLEPVAALLSKATGHPVKLVMSRKEVFECTGPTPGTLMRVKIGADKSGKFLAAQAHLEFEAGAFPGSPVAAGSYCVFAAYDIPNVLIDGYDVIVNKAKTAAYRAPGATMAAFATETVIDEVAEKLQMDPAEIRLINTAKKGTRRADGPVYPTIGCEEVIKTIKDSEHYNSPITEPHVGRGIAIGYWFNVGLESACTISLSKNGTINLVEGSTDIGGTRTSIAMQAAEVLGLLPEDVIPSVVDTDSIGFTSVTGGSRTTYATGWAAYEAAIDVKNQMIAKVAGIWSIDADNVEFEDGVFFSKQDTELKMTFKELAAKSGAPIVGRGSVSKGGMGAGGGSFAGAICDVKIDPETGKTTILRFTCVQDAGKAIYPSFVEGQMQGGSVQGIGWALNEEYFMTDDGRMTNSSLLDYRMPTSLDLPMIDTIIVEVPSDGHPYGVRGVGEANIVSPPAAVANAIYNATGVRQSRLPMNPASITKGIQDHRSDILNSMNC
- a CDS encoding MoaD/ThiS family protein, with translation MLHVFIPSLMRKLTNDKHIVEINASSITELINKLDEEYPGMKQQLTEGNLIKDGLSVVINDEISNNPLLEHLEDGFEIHFVPTIGGGTF
- a CDS encoding DinB family protein, whose amino-acid sequence is MSDGISSELTNELNDQLNAAIELVNSLSEKDLETFHSEDTGEEGPMTVRRLLHRINTHHKDHIQHIIKVRKKLGFPVSEVETNIAEIRASRAYLTSIIHSLSDENMNKDIEEKTDLGNLASVSAGENRYTIKRIIGHVMEMTNNRLNHIRDSIKNK
- a CDS encoding Mrp/NBP35 family ATP-binding protein — translated: MNQPNNAKLEALKKSWQQKKEINDKLDKIAYKIGVYSGKGGVGKTTVAVNLAVSLGNKDKQVGILDTDVDCPNVPKIIGVHQDAIYQNGVITPGQAFGVKVVSMGFFQENEEEAIIWRGPMIHNAINQFLQTTEWGDLDILVVDLPPGTSDAPLSVMQNLQLDGFVVVTTPHELAKLDAKRSINMIRKMNVDVIGVVENFSGGQFGSGGGESLAEEMDVPFLGCINLRDDYQLMDTPTIVKNEEANAEYEVIANQVLSSLTNK